Proteins found in one Etheostoma spectabile isolate EspeVRDwgs_2016 chromosome 14, UIUC_Espe_1.0, whole genome shotgun sequence genomic segment:
- the LOC116701517 gene encoding cell wall protein DAN4 isoform X1: protein MAVDEQGNCVSVGVTTLTVTASLKNSRGNSVEGLEGSTTIVFSTCWANFTDLSIQNAGEDLTMVFTLKEWGTQSRAFSVRNTSTTPTPTTQAPSTLSTTQQPTTSNTSSTPTPTTQSPSSLSTNIQSTTSNTSTTLNPTTQSPSSLSTNIQSTTSNTLSNLTPTTQSPSSLSTNQQSTTSNTLSNLTPTTQAPSSLSTNQQSTTSMTTVSSSSTVSAGSLCLVSVIYAVACCLGGTPIC from the exons ATGGCTGTGGATGAGCAG GGTAACTGCGTCTCTGTGGGAGTGACAACTCTCACCGTAACAGCCAGCCTGAAGAACTCCAGAGGTAACAGCGTAGAGGGACTGGAAGGAAGCACCACCATCGTATTTAGCACCTGCTGGGCAAACTTCACCGACCTGTCCATTCAAAACGCCG GTGAGGACCTGACCATGGTCTTCACTCTGAAGGAGTGGGGCACCCAGTCACGCGCCTTCTCTGTCAGAAACACTTCAACTACTCCGACTCCAACCACTCAGGCTCCATCCACTCTGTCCACAACCCAACAGCCCACTACCAGCAACACTTCAAGTACTCCGACTCCAACCACTCAGTCTCCATCCTCTTTGTCCACAAACATACAGTCCACTACCAGCAACACTTCAACTACTCTGAATCCAACCACTCAGTCTCCATCCTCTCTGTCCACAAACATACAGTCCACTACCAGCAACACTTTAAGTAATCTTACTCCAACCACTCAGTCTCCATCCTCTCTGTCCACAAACCAACAGTCCACTACCAGCAACACTTTAAGTAATCTTACTCCAACCACTCAGGCTCCATCCTCTCTGTCCACAAACCAACAGTCCACTACCAGCATGACCACCGTAAGCTCCAGCTCAACCGTGTCTGCCGGCAGTCTGTGTCTGGTCAGCGTCATCTACGCTGTGGCCTGCTGCTTAGGTGGCACCCCCATATGTTAA
- the LOC116701517 gene encoding fibrocystin-L isoform X2, whose amino-acid sequence MAVDEQGNCVSVGVTTLTVTASLKNSRGNSVEGLEGSTTIVFSTCWANFTDLSIQNAGEDLTMVFTLKEWGTQSRAFSVRNTSTTPTPTTQAPSTQSPSSLSTNQQSTTSNTLSNLTPTTQAPSSLSTNQQSTTSMTTVSSSSTVSAGSLCLVSVIYAVACCLGGTPIC is encoded by the exons ATGGCTGTGGATGAGCAG GGTAACTGCGTCTCTGTGGGAGTGACAACTCTCACCGTAACAGCCAGCCTGAAGAACTCCAGAGGTAACAGCGTAGAGGGACTGGAAGGAAGCACCACCATCGTATTTAGCACCTGCTGGGCAAACTTCACCGACCTGTCCATTCAAAACGCCG GTGAGGACCTGACCATGGTCTTCACTCTGAAGGAGTGGGGCACCCAGTCACGCGCCTTCTCTGTCAGAAACACTTCAACTACTCCGACTCCAACCACTCAGGCTCCAT CCACTCAGTCTCCATCCTCTCTGTCCACAAACCAACAGTCCACTACCAGCAACACTTTAAGTAATCTTACTCCAACCACTCAGGCTCCATCCTCTCTGTCCACAAACCAACAGTCCACTACCAGCATGACCACCGTAAGCTCCAGCTCAACCGTGTCTGCCGGCAGTCTGTGTCTGGTCAGCGTCATCTACGCTGTGGCCTGCTGCTTAGGTGGCACCCCCATATGTTAA
- the gdf6b gene encoding growth/differentiation factor 6-B, whose product MDLYHCAFLCGALMFVWEIPCFYTLAIFPPAAPKGSKVSRIFDGQEASKYFKDLYAPPSIDRNNKATSKDSIEPHDYMLSIYKTFSTAERLGLNASFFRSSKAANTIASYVDSGQDDLPLSPLRRQQYLFDVSTLSKKAEVLGAELRIYTKVSGNFRISETEPIDIQLLSCHDRQLLDSKTLDLQDSQRPKWEVLDVWEIFKEQQHLSQGKHFCLELRAMLDNPERELDLQLLGLHRHGRPKQKKAILVVFTKSKKRQTLFSERREGRALLGLERKAKERGHGAKTSRRRRTAASKTRHGKRHGKKSKSRCSKKPLHVNFRDLGWDDWIIAPLDYEAYHCEGVCDFPLRSHLEPTNHAIIQTLMNSMNPSNMPPSCCAPSKLSPISILYIDSGNNVVYKQYEDMVVESCGCR is encoded by the exons ATGGATCTCTATCACTGCGCCTTTCTCTGCGGGGCTCTGATGTTTGTTTGGGAAATCCCCTGTTTTTACACTCTTGCTATTTTCCCTCCAGCTGCCCCGAAGGGCAGCAAGGTGTCGAGGATTTTTGATGGACAAGAAGCTTCTAAGTATTTCAAGGATTTGTACGCACCGCCATCCATCGACAGAAACAATAAAGCAACATCTAAAGACTCAATTGAGCCTCATGACTACATGCTGTCTATTTACAAGACCTTCTCCACGGCAGAAAGACTGGGGCTCAACGCCAGTTTCTTTCGTTCTTCTAAAGCTGCAAACACTATTGCAAGTTATGTGGACAGTGGACAAG ATGACCTCCCACTCTCCCCTCTGAGGAGACAGCAGTATCTGTTCGACGTCTCAACGCTCTCCAAAAAGGCGGAGGTGCTGGGAGCCGAGCTCAGGATATACACCAAAGTGTCTGGGAATTTCAGGATATCGGAAACAGAGCCCATCGACATCCAGCTCCTCTCCTGCCACGACCGGCAGCTGCTCGACTCCAAAACATTGGACTTGCAGGATTCCCAAAGGCCAAAGTGGGAGGTGTTGGACGTGTGGGAAATATTCAAAGAGCAGCAGCACCTGAGCCAGGGGAAGCACTTCTGCCTGGAGCTCAGGGCCATGCTGGACAACCCAGAGAGGGAGCTGGACCTGCAGCTTCTGGGCTTGCACAGGCACGGCAGGCCTAAGCAGAAGAAAGCCATCTTAGTGGTGTTCACCAAGTCTAAGAAGAGGCAGACCCTCTTcagtgagaggagagaggggagagcgTTGCTGGGTCTGGAGAGGAAGGCCAAAGAGAGAGGCCATGGCGCCAAAACCAGCAGGAGAAGGAGGACGGCTGCGTCCAAAACCCGCCACGGGAAGAGACACGGCAAGAAGTCCAAATCCAGGTGCAGCAAGAAGCCGCTGCACGTCAATTTCAGAGACCTGGGCTGGGACGACTGGATCATCGCCCCGCTAGATTATGAAGCGTACCACTGCGAGGGGGTGTGTGACTTCCCCCTGCGCTCCCACCTGGAGCCTACCAACCACGCCATTATCCAGACTCTGATGAATTCAATGAACCCCAGCAACATGCCGCCCAGCTGCTGTGCGCCGTCCAAACTCAGCCCCATCAGCATCCTCTACATCGACTCAGGAAACAATGTGGTCTACAAACAGTACGAGGACATGGTGGTTGAGTCTTGTGGCTGTAGGTAG